The nucleotide sequence GTGAGAACAAAAGGGATGGCACTCTTCAGGAAGAAGAAATCCCCTGAACTTTCGGTGCCAAAGAAACCTAGGAATGTTGGAGTAGAGGTACAGCCAAGTATTTTTCCTTTCAAACCTTTGATGTCGACAACGACTGTAAATTCTCAAGGCTGGTCTCCTATTCAAAATCTACTATGGCAGAAGAAAGAAAGGGTTGAGTTTTGTGTCTCATGTAGCCTTAAGAGTATTATAGAATCAAtgccttgtatcatgaagaaacctaCTAACCTCTCTTCCATATCTTTGATAATAGCAGTTTCTTTCTTGGACCACTTAGAATCAATTTCTTTAATTTCTCAATTTGTTTCATACACCAAAGAAAAAAATTAGCTCCCTGGTCAGTACAGAAAAAAGAACTCTTTGCTGAAAACAGAAACTGAGTGAGTTCTCAGCATACTCTCACCAAGATCGAATCTTTATAGCAACCGCAGCAAGAAATCTAGATCAAGACTCAACCTGCCGGAGAAAGGGAGCGGATGGCAGCCGAACCGTGAGAAACCGAGTGCAGCAGAAAACAGCAAGAGACCTCGGCGAGACCCTTGTtcctctgctgctgcttcttcttcttccgatcCCCATATCTGAAACCCTAAATCACGGAGCTTTTTGGAGCAGGAGTCAGGGCGGCAAGCCGGGATGGAACGATCTATGTGTGATTAGAGTGTTGGAGGTGGGCGTTGTCGTCAATTGGTAAGTACAACATTTGGGCCGCATGTGGGACAGACGTAATTAGGCCTTTGATGAATAAAGGTTACGTGAGAAAATTAGTAggttatgatattattattatgcaTTGTGAGACTGGAGAACCTCTGTTCCATTAATCGTTACCTGCTTCTGTAGATTATGGTCATATCACCAAACAAAGCTTCTCATCAATGAGGACCAAAACAAAAACATGAGACAAAAGGGGAAACAAAGCAACATAACACAAATGGGGGAGCTGCAGAAGTGGTAGGAGACAAGCATGTCAACTCAACCATAATCGCTTCGACATGGTTGGGACAATGGAGAGgagaagacggagacaaagcaccaGATGTGCACAGGAACAACAGCAATAGCCAAAAATGTCTACAATGTGAGACAGAGAGGTAAAGATGGAAGAGAATGATTGAGCCTACTACGCCAATATCGCAGACTGCACACGCAAAACCCTCGAGGTTAATTAGGAAGCATTCATCAGCTTCCTTCTATCGTCTTCATCATCTACAACTGCAATGTGTTGAAGCCTTCCGCCATTGGGTGCTGCAGCTTCCATCTTCTGTTTCTGCTAGTGGTTGGAGAGGTCCTCCGAGTCTGCTCCTAGGGGCAGCAGAAGAGAGcaccttctcttccttctccatcACTCTTCTGCTGCTCTACTGATCCGAAAGAGAGATACAAAGACTGTACAGtgcatgtatttatttatttatttctgttcTTTTACTCAGCCACACCAACTATTGACACAcacgcactctctctctctctctctctctctctctcttgatgtcTTCTCCGTCGCCCCCCCCTGCTTGGTGAAATGACCTTCACGTCCTTCTCCGCTTCACAGGGgagagagaggagggaggaggagggaagagccAAACTGTGGACCAATGACAGTAGGGCGGACGGGGAACGCGGAAATAAAGCAACGTACTCCCCCGTGTTTTACGTATCCAACACACACCACCGTAAGAGGCTTCAGCCACCGAAACCCAACGAGGAAGGAAGAAGATAAACCCTCGTCTTCTTCTTTGAGCATCATTTCACACCATGAACAAGATAGGATTTCATGGAGGCCAACCTTGCGATCCGAGGAACTCCAAATGTACTAGTCTGTTCACCTGATGTATGAACTATATTTGTGTTCTCTGTTCTTCGTCGTATGAATTGGAAAACGACTCGGgctgcagtagcagcagcagtctGCTGGCTCTCCCATGTGCCGGAAACCAACAAGAAGAGGACTGCATCTCATGGACCACCGAAATGTCTTCCTTATGATGATCATTAAGCTGGAACTATCAgaacacctcctcctcctcctcctcctcctgtctcTAATCAGCTGCTTGCGTTAAGGTGTAGTCTCTCATCATTCGGATCTTAGGTGCTAATGTATAAAATATGGCGATGCTAAATCCGAATCCTTCCAAAGACAGACAGATTGTGTTATCCTTCCTCTATTAGCAACCCAATGTATTGCTCTATTACATTCCTTAAAACAGTGAAAGCAATCAAAGGTTTGGAATTTTAAGATAAAAGCAGGAATGGTTGACAAGATGTTCCAAATCTTCAAAGGGGGGGTTTTATCATCGTCGATGCATTTCTTGGACAATAAAGAATCCATTTCAAGGATAATTGCATGTCAATCCTCTTGCCCAGCAAAAATACAACCTCCATTAACATCTCTAGCAATGAAATCTAGGCCTCCCATCTGTAAGATAAAGGATTATTGCTAGACCATCCATGCAAAGGAATGATGGGCATAATGTGCAGCTAATTTTCCAGGAAAGAAAACCTAGAGCAAGAGAGAGGGGGGAGCAGAGAGAGACGAGATTAGAGGCCATGACAACCCACACCATGAGGACCAGAGCAGGACCAGCTGCGGAATGCCTGAAGCGTCAAAGAAAGATAAGCTAAGCTTATCATGACTCCAACGTACAGGTAATCCATTCCTGTGACAAGGAAAAGCAGGAACAATgagattaagagagagagagagagagagagagagagagggcatgaCAACCCAAACCAACGAGGACCAGAGCAGGACCAGCTGAGGAACGTCTGAAGCGTAAAAGAAAGAAAAGCGAAGCTTATCATCACTCCAATGTGTGCAGGTAATCCATTTCTGGGACAAGGAAAAAGGAGGAACGATGATATCAAAGAAAATAATAGATAGATCAGGAATTTAACGCCACTAGGGGTCCTGCTTAATCTCCTGGCAGTCTCTGTTCTTTCTTTCACAAGGAACAAAGGAACCGGTCATGATGTTGATATGAGGAGATGATCTGCCGCGGTGTTGCTGGGAATTCGTGCAGTAGTACAGAGACAGATCCTAACGCCAATGCTTGTTCTTGTCGTTTCGGTAgagcgggagagagagagagtgcgtgtgtgtgtgtgtttttgtcTGTCTCAGGAGATTGGTCCGTCGAGGAACGAGGGTTGTCCTGTGCATGGCTGAGCAGCCTAACACGGAAACGAGGATTGTTATTGGTTGGAAGATATGGGTCCCGCACCTATTTGAATGAGAGTCCTTCTTTTGGTGTCTGGTTGCTCATTAAAAACATAAGATCCGGAAGCAGGACGCTGCAAAGGACGAACTAAATCTTGTTTTTTTTCCTACTTTACTATTTTCCAATATATGTGATTGAAAATGAGACCAAAATGTATATATtatcaaattataataaaaaacttaAAAGTTGTTTCTCAAAATAGTGCATGCTGATTCTGAAATAAATCTTAAAACCTGTGACAAAAATTAATTAGAGATTTCTATGATAATTTAGAGGATATTATTACTATGATTCTCAACAGTTGTGAGGCataaatctaaaatataaatatagtgcatatttatatattttgatcCACAGTTGGGTTCTTCTTTGCTTCTTGGATGTGCATCCTAGCAAGACAAGGATGAGACTCCTTTACGTTTGGAAACAAGGTAAACAAAAGATGAACTATTCCCAAGGAAAATGGAGAATTAATAGAATTACCCTGTAAAATTATGATGTGCCTAGCTGTTAAAGCAGGAACCATACTAGAAGACATTAGTGGATGCATCTTTACTCTGCACCCTCTTTTATAGTGCTAACAGCACTTTATGCATTACATTTTATTTTGCCTTTTACCAAATCACTTTTTAATGTACTGCTCAATGTAAGGATGGAATGGAGAGATAAATTAATGAccaaagtgaaaccattggtgactgGGATTTGGAAGATGGATTGGTACTGTGGTTCCCTTTCCAGGATTCCTCCTCATTGTTTCTGCATTTGATGAGGAATTGATTGTTAAGAGTTCATATGCCTCCTGGTTGGGTGCACATGGGTGAGTCAAAAGATGGGAAAGCTTATCCACAGACTGATACAGACCAAGGTTATCCAGAGACTGATTTGGTGATGAAACAGAGACATACAAAGATTCAGTAAAACAAGTGCAAAATCAAAACAAGAATGTCATGATTGAACAGAAGAAGGTAAAGACTGACCTTAGTGAGCATTGAAAGCCATGCCATCGCATGTGTGTACCAGATATCAAATGCTTCAGAGGCTAATATCACACATACATCCACAATACTGGCTTGGATCTGGAGAAATGTTAGTCCAAGTAATGTTGGCTGATCATATATATTGGTTTACCTGCAGagcatataattctttgaaattTACATAAATgctaaatgaaatttcttatctGATTTGTACTTGGAACCATTATATTAGATGTACCGGACAGAGATTTTAGATCATGCCTGGTCCCTGCACCAAATGCAGCCTTCAGATACTTGTGTTGAGTTCCATCTTGCATGTTCTATAAGATTTAAGCCAGCATTTCCCCCATTCCTTGAGATCAGGCTATGGCATAAACAGTCAAAGTGCATAGTCAAGAACTTTAACCTTTTCAAACATGCAAGTAACCTCGAGCATCAAGTTCTTTTATAAAAGATCCAAATGGGGTGAGTTCATGTTGTCTCAGAAAAATCAACAAGTGCACAGGAATCTACTAACATATATCTGCTAGCACAAAGGTGTGATCTTAACCAGAGAACTTGAAATGATTagatgaatatttgatgtgccataaaaaaaaagaatttctcATTAGTTAACAATTTGAAGCAGCCAGTCTTGCAGCAAACGCTTTATAGTTGGATTCTGTAACAGTCATCAAAATTACATTATCTACAAATCATCATAGAACATAGATGGGAGCGGTCTATTCAGAGGGGGGCCGAGGTTCCTCCAACCATTTTGCACGGAAGCCTGTGCCTTTGCAATCAGGGCAAGAAGCAGAACCCTGGACGAAAACCACAAGAAGTTTGTCACTAAATTAGTCTGCCAGAAAATGTGAGGCTTATCATGTTTACCATATTAGATTACCTTTCCCATGCATATAACACAGGTGGTATTTCTAGAAGGCACTTCACATAGCATTTTATTGCCAAGGATAAAGAAGCCAGTACCAGCACACCACTTGCATTCAACAGAGCCATTTGATCCACAAGAAGAACAAGCGATTGGAGTTGGCTGCTGCTCCATGTGCACATGCAAATAAGATAATTAGGTCATTCCAAAAATCTTATACTTCCAAATGAACAAAAGGCAAAAAATTGAAGTCTATTTAGACAAGATCAGGAACACTAGCAAACAGTAAGAAAGATTGTTTAAGCATTCTTGCTAACAATGTTCTTGTTCCAGAGGGTGTGAAGAACACTTGACAAACAAGAGCAACTACTaatacatttttttaaaaaagttcTAATCAGAACTAAAGAAGCATGATCAAGAGGCTAAAAAGATAGCAATTTGTACATGGCATTCCTAGACTTGTAAGCCTATCACCAGAACCAATTAAGGAAACAGCAAGTTCCCATATGACAAGATAAAAACACAGACACTGATCTTGCATATAATTGCAATGAACATAC is from Musa acuminata AAA Group cultivar baxijiao chromosome BXJ1-6, Cavendish_Baxijiao_AAA, whole genome shotgun sequence and encodes:
- the LOC103986698 gene encoding protein BUNDLE SHEATH DEFECTIVE 2, chloroplastic isoform X2 gives rise to the protein MAITCCSLCGPLPSVVTNPLLPPQSLGGWSGSSVAAAPSGRLRKVPALLVRASVVDSSESSSRFAKRMERAWLISQPTPIACSSCGSNGSVECKWCAGTGFFILGNKMLCEVPSRNTTCVICMGKGSASCPDCKGTGFRAKWLEEPRPPSE
- the LOC103986698 gene encoding uncharacterized protein LOC103986698 isoform X1, producing MAITCCSLCGPLPSVVTNPLLPPQSLGGWSGSSVAAAPSGRLRKVPALLVRASVVDSSESSSRFAKRMERAWLISQQPTPIACSSCGSNGSVECKWCAGTGFFILGNKMLCEVPSRNTTCVICMGKGSASCPDCKGTGFRAKWLEEPRPPSE